The Skermanella rosea sequence TCAACGGAGTCGAGTACAAGCTGAGCCTGCTGCCCTCCGGCGTGGTCCGGCCCGGCAAGCTGTCGGTCATCGGCAACGGCGTCGTGGTCGATCCCTGGGCGCTGGTGCGCGAAATCGACGCGATCCGGCAGAAGGGCGTCGAGATATCGCCGGAGAACCTGCTGATCGCCGAGAACGCGACGCTGATCCTGCCGATCCACGGTACCGTCGACCGCGCTCGCGAGGAGGCGCTCGGCAATCTGAAGATCGGCACCACGGGCCGCGGCATCGGACCGGCCTACGAGGATAAGGTGGCCCGCCGGGCGATCCGCCTGTGCGACCTGGCGGATGAGGCGGTGCTGGAGGAGAAGGTCGAGAAGCTGCTGTTCCACCACAACGCGCTGCTGCGCGGCCTGGGCTCGGACGAGATCAGCCGCGACGAGGTGCTGCAGGGCCTGCGCGAGATCGCGCCGCAGGTGCGGCCCTACGCGGCGGTGGTGTGGGAGAAGCTGGACGAGATGCGGCGCGCCGGCAAGCGCATCCTGTTCGAGGGCGCCCAGGGCGCCATGCTCGACGTGGACCACGGGACGTATCCGTACGTCACCTCGTCCAATACGGTTTCCGGCAACGCCGCGACCGGCTGCGGCATGGGGCCGGGGGCCGTGGGATACGTGCTGGGCATCACCAAGGCGTACACCACCCGCGTCGGCTCCGGCCCGTTCCCGACCGAGCAGGTCAACGAGATCGGCGACCGGCTGGGCCAGCGGGGCCGGGAGTTCGGCACGGTGACCGGGCGCAAGCGGCGCTGCGGCTGGTTCGACGCCGTCATGGTCCGCCAAGCGGTCAAGGTCGGCGGCATCAACGGCATCGCGCTGACCAAGCTGGACGTGCTGGACGGGTTCGAGGAGCTGAAGGTCTGCGTCGGCTACCGCTACCAGGGGCAGGAGCTGCACCATTTCCCTGCGGGGCAGTCGGCGCAGGCCGGTGTCGAGCCGATCTTCGAATCCATGCCCGGCTGGAGCGAGAGCACCCAGGGCGCCCGGAGCTGGGCCGACCTGCCGGCCACGGCGATCAAGTATATCCGCCGGATCGAGGAGCTGATCGAGGCGCCGGTCGCCATGCTCTCGACCAGCCCGGAGCGCGACGACACCATCCTGGTGACCGACCCGTTCCAGGACTGAGGCCGGAAAGCGCTGCGCGGGCATCGGGGGGACGGCGGGCTTTTGCCCGCCGTTTTCCGTTCAGGCCTCGAAAACGTCTTCCCACGCCGCCTTAAGCGCGAGATCCACTTCCGGCAGGGTTGCCAGATGGCCGAGGGCGTGCAGGCTGGTGACGCCATGCTCGCTGATGCCGCAAGGCACGATGCCGGCGAAATGGCCCAGGTCGGGATCGACGTTGAGCGCGACGCCGTGGAAGGTCACCCAGTGGCGGACGCGGACTCCGATGGCGGCGATCTTGTCCTCCTGGCCGGGCAGGCCGCCATAGGGGCGCTTGTCCACCCAGATGCCGACCCGGCCGCACCGCCGCTCGCCCTTGACGTTGAACTGGGCCAGCGTTTGGATCAGCCATTCCTCCAGCCGGTTGACATAGCCCCTGACGTCGGGGCCCTCCATGCCCGCCCGCGGACGCTTCAGGTCGATCATCACGTAGGCCACGCGCTGGCCAGGCCCGTGATAGGTGTACTGGCCGCCGCGGCCCGACTGGTACGTGGGAAACCGGCTCGGCTCCAGCAGGTCGCTTTCCCGCGCGCTGGTGCCCGCGGTGTAGAGGGGCGGGTGCTCCAGCAGCCAGACCAGCTCCGGGGCCGTCCCGGCGCGAATCGCCGCGGCCCTCGCCTCCATCTCCGCGACCGCCTCGGGATAGGGCACGGGGTCGTCCGATATGCGCCACTCGACGGCCGGCCGGATGGGGGAGGCGTCGGCTGGAGCGGCGAGGGGAACGGTCGGCGAAGGAGCGGCTGTCATGGCCATATCCGGGTGTGATCCTGTTTTCTTCGAAGAAGCCGCTTCAATCGCTTGATCGCGGCATCGGGATTTGGTATTCCCCCCGCACGCTTCAAGCAAGCCCCGCGCTCAATGAAGCGGACGATGTATGCGGTCGTGGCGGAATTGGTAGACGCGCAGCGTTGAGGTCGCTGTGGGCTAACCCCCGTGGAAGTTCGAGTCTTCTCGACCGCACCATCTCTCACGCAAGTGATGCTATGAAAAAAGCGCTGCAACGGCCTCAACGTTGCGGCGCTTTTTCATTTCCAGGCCTCAGGCCGGCGTCGGCGTGGCCCCGGCGAGGGTCGCGCGGTGGTCCTGCACCGCGCGCCAGACCAGC is a genomic window containing:
- a CDS encoding adenylosuccinate synthase; translated protein: MANVAVVGSQWGDEGKGKIVDWLSSRADVVVRYQGGHNAGHTLVINGVEYKLSLLPSGVVRPGKLSVIGNGVVVDPWALVREIDAIRQKGVEISPENLLIAENATLILPIHGTVDRAREEALGNLKIGTTGRGIGPAYEDKVARRAIRLCDLADEAVLEEKVEKLLFHHNALLRGLGSDEISRDEVLQGLREIAPQVRPYAAVVWEKLDEMRRAGKRILFEGAQGAMLDVDHGTYPYVTSSNTVSGNAATGCGMGPGAVGYVLGITKAYTTRVGSGPFPTEQVNEIGDRLGQRGREFGTVTGRKRRCGWFDAVMVRQAVKVGGINGIALTKLDVLDGFEELKVCVGYRYQGQELHHFPAGQSAQAGVEPIFESMPGWSESTQGARSWADLPATAIKYIRRIEELIEAPVAMLSTSPERDDTILVTDPFQD
- the lipB gene encoding lipoyl(octanoyl) transferase LipB, giving the protein MTAAPSPTVPLAAPADASPIRPAVEWRISDDPVPYPEAVAEMEARAAAIRAGTAPELVWLLEHPPLYTAGTSARESDLLEPSRFPTYQSGRGGQYTYHGPGQRVAYVMIDLKRPRAGMEGPDVRGYVNRLEEWLIQTLAQFNVKGERRCGRVGIWVDKRPYGGLPGQEDKIAAIGVRVRHWVTFHGVALNVDPDLGHFAGIVPCGISEHGVTSLHALGHLATLPEVDLALKAAWEDVFEA